A portion of the Oscillospiraceae bacterium genome contains these proteins:
- the rplP gene encoding 50S ribosomal protein L16: MLLPKRVKYRRVQRGRMTGKATRGNVVCQGQYGLVALEPAWISSTQIEAARVAMTRYIKRGGKVWIKIFPDKPVTEKPAETRMGSGKGSPEYWVAVVKPGRVLFELADVDEATAREALRLAMHKLPIKCKFAVREDSVKEDGTNEG, translated from the coding sequence ATGTTACTGCCTAAGCGTGTTAAGTACCGCCGCGTCCAGCGCGGCCGCATGACCGGCAAGGCTACCCGCGGCAACGTGGTGTGCCAGGGCCAGTACGGCCTTGTTGCTCTGGAGCCGGCCTGGATCTCCTCTACTCAGATCGAGGCTGCCCGTGTCGCCATGACTCGTTACATCAAGCGTGGCGGCAAGGTCTGGATCAAGATCTTCCCCGATAAGCCCGTGACTGAGAAGCCCGCTGAGACCCGCATGGGTTCCGGTAAAGGCTCTCCCGAATACTGGGTCGCAGTCGTGAAGCCGGGCCGCGTTCTGTTCGAGCTGGCAGATGTCGATGAGGCAACTGCTCGTGAGGCACTGCGCCTGGCTATGCACAAGCTGCCCATCAAGTGCAAATTTGCAGTCCGTGAGGACTCCGTGAAGGAGGATGGCACCAATGAAGGCTAA
- a CDS encoding NFACT family protein, giving the protein MALDAATLELTARELKTVLADAKIAKLFEPTRDELVITLRTRTDTYALLLSARSGSARVCLTEETFENPETPPSFCMLMRKHLTGGKLLDVHMEPGDRIVYFDFQCTNEMGDLVRNTLCAELMGRYSNLVLVQNGKIIDALKRVDFEDSDIRQLLPGLTYTTPPKPARPDFLQVSSASIVAAACQRDLPVADALNKTVAGVGPVVCREAAWRAFDGEHLLANELTEAQKRSLMAAIDQLKELHDKGGCPCSVTDPDGKPVEFTFFRPQQYGENYAVKEWPSFNAMLEGYYAEKDRAERLRTKSKELHKAVHNMYERAVRKQAARQEELAASGKSEKLRLYGELLSANLYLAQKGMKSITVPNWYDEGNEVTIPLDLRFTPSQNAQNFFKNYKKKQTAARMLVDLLAEGEKEIAYLETVLYEVETASGEAALNEIRAELKSQGYLKYYKQRDKRQKPADFLRFTSSNGFEILVGRNNAQNDKLTLHTARGKDLWFHVQKAPGSHVVVMSHGEDIPDTTKQEAAELAVIHSSAYKAGTGAKVAVDTTEVKNIWKANGAKPGMVLYEVYTTVYITPRDGLAEQLKKK; this is encoded by the coding sequence ATGGCATTGGATGCCGCGACACTGGAACTGACGGCCCGAGAACTGAAAACCGTTCTGGCCGACGCCAAGATCGCAAAACTGTTTGAACCGACCCGCGATGAGCTGGTCATTACCCTGCGCACCCGCACGGACACCTACGCGCTGCTGCTGTCGGCCCGTAGCGGTTCCGCCCGGGTCTGCCTGACCGAAGAGACCTTTGAAAACCCGGAGACGCCGCCCTCCTTCTGCATGCTGATGCGCAAGCACCTCACCGGCGGCAAGCTGCTGGATGTGCACATGGAGCCGGGGGACCGCATCGTCTACTTCGACTTCCAGTGCACCAACGAGATGGGCGACCTGGTGCGCAACACCCTCTGCGCCGAGCTCATGGGCCGCTATTCCAACTTGGTGCTGGTGCAGAACGGCAAGATCATCGACGCCCTCAAGCGGGTGGATTTTGAGGACAGCGACATCCGGCAGCTGCTGCCGGGCCTGACCTATACCACGCCGCCCAAACCGGCCCGGCCGGATTTTCTGCAGGTAAGCTCTGCGTCCATCGTGGCAGCGGCCTGCCAGCGGGACCTGCCGGTGGCGGATGCCCTGAATAAAACGGTGGCCGGGGTCGGCCCAGTGGTGTGCCGGGAAGCTGCCTGGCGCGCCTTTGACGGGGAACACCTGCTGGCCAATGAGCTGACCGAGGCGCAAAAGCGCAGTCTGATGGCGGCCATCGACCAGCTGAAGGAGCTGCACGACAAGGGCGGCTGCCCCTGCAGCGTGACCGACCCGGACGGCAAGCCGGTGGAGTTCACCTTCTTCCGTCCGCAGCAGTACGGCGAAAACTACGCGGTGAAAGAATGGCCGTCCTTCAACGCGATGCTGGAGGGCTACTACGCCGAGAAGGACCGCGCCGAGCGCCTGCGTACCAAGAGCAAGGAACTGCACAAGGCCGTGCACAACATGTACGAGCGTGCCGTCCGCAAGCAGGCTGCCCGGCAGGAAGAGCTGGCCGCCAGCGGCAAAAGCGAAAAGCTGCGCCTGTACGGCGAGCTCCTTTCGGCCAACCTGTATCTGGCCCAGAAGGGCATGAAGAGCATCACGGTGCCCAACTGGTACGATGAGGGCAACGAGGTGACCATCCCGCTGGATCTGCGGTTCACTCCCAGCCAGAACGCCCAGAACTTCTTTAAAAACTACAAGAAGAAGCAGACCGCAGCCCGGATGCTGGTGGATCTGCTGGCCGAGGGCGAAAAAGAGATCGCCTATCTGGAAACGGTGCTCTACGAGGTGGAAACGGCCTCCGGCGAAGCTGCCCTCAACGAGATCCGGGCAGAGCTCAAGAGCCAGGGCTATCTGAAGTACTACAAGCAGCGCGACAAGCGCCAGAAGCCTGCGGATTTCCTGCGGTTCACCTCCAGCAACGGGTTCGAGATCCTGGTGGGCCGCAACAACGCCCAGAACGACAAGCTCACCCTGCACACCGCCCGCGGCAAGGACCTGTGGTTCCATGTGCAAAAGGCCCCCGGCAGCCATGTGGTGGTCATGAGCCACGGTGAGGACATCCCGGACACCACCAAGCAGGAGGCGGCGGAGCTGGCAGTCATCCACTCCAGCGCCTACAAGGCGGGCACCGGTGCCAAGGTGGCGGTGGACACCACCGAGGTAAAGAACATCTGGAAGGCCAACGGCGCCAAGCCCGGCATGGTGCTGTATGAGGTGTACACCACCGTGTACATCACCCCGAGGGACGGTCTGGCCGAACAGCTGAAGAAAAAGTAA
- the rplB gene encoding 50S ribosomal protein L2: protein MAIKKYGPTTPGRRGMTVTDYSVLSKVAPERSLLEPMKKHSGRNNTGRITVRHQGGGNRTKYRVIDFKRQKTDVPATVKTLEYDPNRSAFIALVEYTDGVKSYIIAPDGLKVGDVIVSSKSADIKPGNCLPFENIPVGTIIHNIELYPGRGAQLVRSAGNMAQLMAKENGYALVRLPSGEMRNVPVNCTAVIGQVSNIDHENVNLGKAGRKRHMGVRPGSRGTVMNPCDHPHGGGEGRAPVGHSGPMTPWGKPALGLKTRKHHKRSDKLIVKRAGK from the coding sequence ATGGCTATCAAGAAGTATGGCCCCACTACTCCGGGCCGCCGCGGCATGACCGTCACGGATTACAGCGTCCTGAGCAAGGTCGCTCCCGAGCGCAGCCTGCTGGAGCCCATGAAGAAGCACAGCGGCCGCAACAACACCGGTCGTATCACCGTCCGTCATCAGGGCGGCGGCAACCGCACCAAGTACCGTGTCATCGACTTCAAGCGTCAGAAGACCGATGTGCCCGCTACCGTCAAGACTCTCGAGTACGATCCGAACCGCAGCGCATTCATCGCTCTGGTCGAGTACACCGACGGCGTCAAGAGCTACATCATTGCTCCCGATGGCCTGAAGGTGGGCGACGTGATCGTCAGCAGCAAGTCCGCCGACATCAAGCCCGGCAACTGCCTGCCCTTCGAGAACATCCCCGTTGGTACCATCATCCACAACATCGAGCTGTATCCCGGCCGCGGTGCTCAGCTGGTTCGTTCCGCTGGCAACATGGCTCAGCTGATGGCTAAGGAGAATGGCTACGCTCTGGTTCGTCTGCCCTCCGGTGAGATGCGCAACGTGCCCGTGAACTGCACCGCAGTCATCGGTCAGGTCTCCAACATCGACCACGAGAACGTCAACCTGGGCAAGGCTGGCCGCAAGCGCCACATGGGCGTCCGTCCCGGCAGCCGTGGTACCGTCATGAACCCCTGCGACCATCCCCACGGTGGTGGCGAGGGCCGCGCACCTGTTGGTCACTCCGGTCCTATGACTCCCTGGGGCAAGCCCGCTCTGGGTCTCAAGACTCGCAAGCATCATAAGCGCTCCGATAAGCTGATCGTGAAGCGTGCAGGTAAGTAA
- the rpsS gene encoding 30S ribosomal protein S19 yields MGRSIKKGPFVQAALMKHVEAMNASGKKQVIKTWSRASTIFPEFVGHTFAVHDGRKHVPVYVTEDMVGHKLGEFVPTRTFKGHTGNSK; encoded by the coding sequence ATGGGTAGAAGCATTAAAAAAGGACCTTTCGTCCAGGCTGCTCTTATGAAGCACGTTGAAGCGATGAACGCTTCCGGCAAGAAGCAGGTCATCAAGACCTGGAGCCGTGCCTCCACGATCTTCCCCGAATTCGTTGGTCACACTTTTGCCGTGCATGACGGCCGCAAGCATGTGCCTGTGTATGTGACTGAGGACATGGTTGGCCACAAGCTGGGTGAGTTCGTTCCCACCCGTACCTTCAAGGGCCACACTGGTAATTCTAAGTAA
- the rplW gene encoding 50S ribosomal protein L23: protein MKTAHDIILKPVITENSMAGIADKKYTFKVATDATKVEIAQAVETLFPGTKVAKVNTVSVRGRFRRQGMHAGYTAASKKAIVTLTKDSKEIEFFNSMV, encoded by the coding sequence ATGAAAACCGCACATGATATCATCCTGAAGCCGGTCATTACCGAGAACTCCATGGCTGGCATCGCTGACAAGAAGTACACCTTCAAGGTCGCTACCGATGCTACCAAGGTCGAGATCGCTCAGGCTGTCGAGACCCTGTTCCCCGGCACCAAGGTCGCTAAGGTCAACACCGTTTCCGTGCGTGGCCGCTTCCGCCGCCAGGGTATGCATGCTGGTTACACTGCCGCTTCCAAGAAGGCAATCGTGACCCTGACCAAGGACTCCAAGGAAATCGAGTTCTTCAACAGCATGGTCTAA
- a CDS encoding Nif3-like dinuclear metal center hexameric protein — protein MTTVQQLYEAMQRIAPLELAESWDNPGLLVDCGGEVTRVLVTLDITPEVVTEAAAKHCEAIVAHHPVIFDPLKKLGPQDVPFQLVRAGISAICMHTNLDAAAGGVNEVLAGIFGMLDPEPFAEGCGRVGSIEPITVPQLARKAQQELAARCNAPDAGPAVQVKFADTGKPVRRLAVISGAGGSLFEEALAVGADCLLTGEANHHHACDAKRLGLSLIAAGHYATEFPVTAAVAEKLRAALPDVEVLVSTANKDPYTYL, from the coding sequence ATGACGACCGTACAGCAGCTTTATGAAGCCATGCAGCGCATCGCGCCGCTGGAACTGGCAGAAAGCTGGGACAACCCCGGCCTGCTGGTGGACTGCGGCGGGGAAGTGACCCGGGTGCTGGTCACGCTGGACATCACCCCGGAGGTGGTGACAGAGGCTGCCGCGAAGCACTGCGAAGCCATCGTGGCGCACCACCCGGTCATCTTTGACCCGCTCAAAAAGCTGGGGCCGCAGGATGTGCCGTTCCAGCTGGTGCGGGCGGGCATCTCGGCCATCTGCATGCACACCAATCTGGATGCGGCTGCCGGCGGCGTCAACGAGGTGCTGGCCGGTATCTTTGGCATGCTGGACCCGGAGCCCTTTGCCGAGGGCTGCGGCCGGGTGGGCAGCATTGAACCCATCACGGTGCCGCAGCTGGCCCGCAAGGCACAGCAGGAGCTGGCCGCCCGCTGCAATGCACCGGACGCAGGCCCGGCGGTGCAGGTCAAGTTTGCCGACACCGGCAAACCGGTGCGGCGGCTGGCCGTCATCAGCGGCGCAGGCGGCAGCCTGTTTGAAGAGGCCCTTGCCGTGGGCGCGGACTGCCTGCTGACCGGCGAGGCAAATCACCACCACGCCTGCGATGCAAAGCGGCTGGGGCTGTCGCTGATCGCGGCGGGGCACTACGCCACGGAGTTCCCGGTGACCGCTGCCGTGGCAGAGAAGCTGCGTGCCGCTCTGCCCGACGTGGAAGTGCTGGTGAGCACAGCCAACAAGGACCCGTATACTTATTTATAA
- the rplX gene encoding 50S ribosomal protein L24, with protein sequence MNNLHVKTGDNVMIISGKDKGHTGKVLQVSPSENKVIVEGQNMVTKHVKPRRQGEQGGIVKAEGAMYASKVMPICPKCGKAVRVGHVEKDGKMVRVCKKCGAEL encoded by the coding sequence ATGAATAATCTTCATGTTAAAACCGGCGACAACGTTATGATCATCAGCGGCAAGGACAAGGGCCACACTGGTAAGGTCCTGCAGGTCAGCCCCTCTGAGAACAAGGTCATCGTTGAGGGCCAGAACATGGTTACCAAGCACGTCAAGCCTCGCCGTCAGGGCGAGCAGGGCGGCATCGTCAAGGCTGAGGGTGCTATGTACGCATCCAAGGTCATGCCCATCTGCCCCAAGTGCGGCAAGGCCGTGCGTGTGGGCCACGTCGAGAAGGACGGCAAGATGGTTCGCGTCTGCAAGAAGTGCGGCGCTGAGCTGTAA
- the rpsC gene encoding 30S ribosomal protein S3, producing the protein MGQKVNPHGIRVGVIKDWDSRWFASKKDFSDNLVEDHKIRTELKAQLKDAGVPKIEIERTVDPSTSAPRVTVNIYCAKPGMVIGKGGEERVALQNKLTKEYGKTVIVNVIEVKSAATNAQLVAEDIARQLENRVTFRRAMKQCMRNAMSPRDRSTVPAKGIKAMCSGRLGGADIARTESYHEGTIPLQTLRADIDYGFAEAATTYGRIGVKVWVYKGEVLKSAKNAQKKEGGNK; encoded by the coding sequence ATGGGCCAGAAAGTAAATCCGCACGGCATTCGTGTCGGCGTTATTAAAGACTGGGACAGCCGCTGGTTTGCCTCCAAGAAGGATTTCAGCGATAACCTCGTCGAGGATCACAAGATCCGCACTGAGCTGAAGGCTCAGCTGAAGGACGCTGGCGTCCCCAAGATCGAGATCGAGCGCACTGTGGATCCTTCCACTTCCGCTCCTCGTGTGACCGTCAACATCTACTGCGCTAAGCCGGGCATGGTCATCGGCAAGGGCGGCGAAGAGCGCGTTGCACTGCAGAACAAGCTGACCAAGGAGTATGGCAAGACCGTTATCGTCAATGTCATCGAGGTCAAGAGCGCTGCTACCAACGCTCAGCTGGTTGCTGAGGACATCGCTCGTCAGCTGGAGAACCGTGTGACCTTCCGTCGTGCCATGAAGCAGTGCATGCGCAATGCTATGAGCCCCCGCGATCGTTCCACCGTTCCCGCTAAGGGCATCAAGGCAATGTGCTCCGGCCGTCTGGGCGGCGCTGATATCGCTCGTACCGAGAGCTATCACGAGGGCACCATCCCCCTGCAGACCCTGCGTGCCGACATCGACTACGGCTTTGCAGAGGCAGCTACCACCTACGGCCGCATCGGCGTCAAGGTGTGGGTCTACAAGGGCGAAGTCCTGAAGAGCGCTAAGAACGCCCAGAAGAAGGAAGGAGGCAACAAGTAA
- the rplC gene encoding 50S ribosomal protein L3, with the protein MVKGIIGKKVGMTQLFDENGKVIPVTVIEAGPCTVVQKKTVESDGYQAVQLGFGEVSAKKVNKAAAGHFKKANVAPKKTLREFRLEDVSALNVGDVLKADVFAAGDKVDVAGVSKGKGYQGVIKRFGQHRLRESHGTGPVARHAGSMGAISNPSRVFPGKRLPGHMGCVRVTVQNLTVVKVDTENNLIAVKGAVPGSKGTIITLANSVKA; encoded by the coding sequence ATGGTTAAAGGCATTATCGGCAAGAAAGTCGGTATGACCCAGCTGTTCGACGAGAATGGCAAGGTCATCCCCGTCACCGTCATCGAGGCTGGTCCCTGCACCGTCGTGCAGAAGAAGACCGTCGAGAGCGATGGCTACCAGGCTGTTCAGCTGGGCTTCGGCGAGGTTTCCGCCAAGAAGGTCAACAAGGCAGCTGCAGGTCACTTCAAGAAGGCAAACGTTGCCCCCAAGAAGACCCTGCGCGAGTTCCGTCTGGAAGATGTTTCTGCACTGAACGTTGGCGACGTGCTGAAGGCTGATGTCTTCGCAGCTGGCGACAAGGTGGACGTTGCAGGCGTTTCCAAGGGCAAGGGCTACCAGGGCGTTATCAAGCGCTTTGGCCAGCACCGTCTGCGTGAGAGCCACGGCACTGGCCCGGTGGCACGTCATGCAGGTTCTATGGGCGCTATTTCCAACCCCTCTCGCGTGTTCCCCGGCAAGCGCCTGCCCGGCCACATGGGCTGCGTGCGCGTTACCGTGCAGAACCTGACCGTTGTCAAGGTTGACACCGAGAACAATCTGATCGCTGTCAAGGGTGCTGTCCCCGGTTCCAAGGGCACCATCATCACCCTGGCCAACAGCGTGAAGGCGTAA
- the rpsQ gene encoding 30S ribosomal protein S17, with product MEERNLRKTRVGVVVSDKMDKTIVVAVKDSVQHPLYKKILKRTAKFKARDEKNECGIGDRVEIMECRPLSKDVRWRLVRIVEKAK from the coding sequence ATGGAAGAACGTAATCTGAGAAAGACCCGCGTCGGCGTCGTCGTGTCCGACAAGATGGATAAGACCATCGTGGTTGCCGTTAAGGACAGCGTGCAGCACCCCCTGTACAAGAAGATCCTGAAGCGTACCGCCAAGTTCAAGGCTCGTGATGAGAAGAACGAGTGCGGTATCGGTGACCGTGTTGAGATCATGGAGTGCCGCCCCCTGTCCAAGGACGTGCGTTGGCGCCTGGTCCGTATCGTTGAGAAGGCAAAGTAA
- the rplV gene encoding 50S ribosomal protein L22: MEARAILRYARISPRKVSIVMDLIRNKPLDEALAILQYTPKAACEPLLKLVKSAAANAENNFNMDKNNLYVAECYVCPGPTLKRMMPRAQGRGYRILKRTSHMTVVLKEKE, from the coding sequence ATGGAAGCTCGGGCAATTCTTCGTTATGCCCGCATTAGTCCTCGTAAGGTGTCTATCGTTATGGACCTGATCCGTAACAAGCCCCTGGACGAAGCGCTGGCAATCCTGCAGTACACCCCGAAGGCAGCTTGTGAGCCCCTTCTGAAGCTGGTGAAGTCTGCAGCCGCTAATGCGGAAAACAACTTCAATATGGACAAGAACAACCTCTACGTCGCCGAGTGCTACGTCTGCCCCGGCCCGACGCTGAAGCGCATGATGCCTCGTGCACAGGGCCGCGGCTACCGCATCCTGAAGCGCACCAGCCACATGACCGTTGTTCTGAAAGAGAAAGAGTAA
- the rplF gene encoding 50S ribosomal protein L6, with amino-acid sequence MSRIGRKPIVIPAGVTVTVDEAAHTVAVKGPKGSLNSNYHPLMTVKVEGNEVLVSRPNDEPQARSLHGLTRTNIANMVNGVVNGYEKKLEIVGVGLRCQKQGSNLVMNLGFSHQVNIPDTEDCTIVWQDPNHFTVTGIDKQKVGQYAAEIRAKKPPEPYKGKGIRYEGEVVKHKEGKAGKGKK; translated from the coding sequence ATGTCGAGAATTGGAAGAAAACCCATCGTCATTCCTGCCGGCGTCACTGTCACTGTCGATGAGGCAGCACACACCGTCGCCGTCAAGGGCCCCAAGGGCAGCCTGAATTCCAACTATCATCCCCTGATGACCGTCAAGGTCGAGGGCAATGAAGTTCTGGTTTCCCGCCCCAATGACGAACCCCAGGCCCGCAGCCTGCACGGCCTGACCCGTACCAACATCGCCAACATGGTCAACGGTGTTGTGAACGGCTACGAGAAGAAGCTGGAGATCGTGGGCGTCGGCCTGCGCTGCCAGAAGCAGGGCTCTAACCTGGTCATGAACCTGGGCTTCTCCCACCAGGTGAACATCCCCGATACCGAGGATTGCACCATCGTGTGGCAGGATCCCAACCACTTCACTGTTACCGGTATTGACAAGCAGAAGGTCGGCCAGTACGCTGCCGAGATCCGCGCCAAGAAGCCGCCTGAGCCGTACAAGGGCAAGGGCATCCGCTACGAGGGCGAGGTTGTCAAGCACAAAGAAGGCAAGGCCGGCAAGGGCAAGAAATAA
- the rpsH gene encoding 30S ribosomal protein S8, with product MQITDPIADLLTRIRNASTAKHPSVEIPASNMKKAICQILVDEGYIKGMQVKNDTVQGTIVVTLKYQANGEPVIAGLRRVSKPGLRIYTNCEDMPKVMKGLGTAIISTSKGIMTDKAARAAHVGGEVLAYVW from the coding sequence ATGCAGATTACTGATCCTATCGCGGACCTGCTGACTCGCATCCGCAACGCAAGCACTGCCAAACACCCTTCTGTGGAGATCCCCGCTTCCAACATGAAGAAGGCTATCTGCCAGATTCTGGTTGACGAGGGCTACATCAAGGGCATGCAGGTCAAGAACGACACCGTTCAGGGCACCATCGTGGTCACCCTGAAGTACCAGGCTAACGGCGAGCCCGTTATCGCTGGTCTGCGCCGCGTGTCCAAGCCCGGCCTGCGCATCTACACCAACTGCGAGGATATGCCCAAGGTCATGAAGGGCTTGGGCACCGCAATCATTTCCACCTCTAAGGGCATCATGACTGATAAGGCTGCACGTGCTGCACACGTCGGCGGCGAAGTCCTGGCCTACGTGTGGTAA
- the rplD gene encoding 50S ribosomal protein L4, with protein sequence MAKFNVVDMNGQHVSEIELSDAVFGITPNEKAVHIAVVNFLANQRQGTQNTKIRMEVSGGGKKPWRQKGTGHARQGSIRAPQWTHGGVALGPKPRSYNYHINNKVKRLALLSVLSDKAANGNMVVVDKFACDEYKTKTVVAMLNAVGAGKKNLLVNETVDAKFVKSAGNIAGVKTTFAGSVNTYDVLNADKLIISVDAAKKLEEVLG encoded by the coding sequence ATGGCAAAGTTTAATGTAGTCGATATGAACGGTCAGCATGTTAGCGAGATCGAGCTTTCCGACGCCGTGTTCGGTATCACCCCGAACGAAAAGGCAGTCCACATTGCTGTGGTGAACTTCCTGGCCAACCAGCGTCAGGGCACCCAGAACACCAAGATCCGCATGGAAGTTTCCGGCGGCGGCAAGAAGCCCTGGCGTCAGAAGGGCACCGGCCACGCTCGTCAGGGTTCCATCCGTGCACCGCAGTGGACTCATGGCGGCGTCGCTCTGGGCCCCAAGCCCCGCAGCTACAACTACCACATCAACAACAAGGTCAAGCGCCTGGCTCTGCTGAGCGTCCTGTCCGACAAGGCTGCCAATGGCAACATGGTCGTTGTTGACAAGTTCGCCTGCGACGAGTACAAGACCAAGACCGTGGTTGCAATGCTGAACGCCGTGGGCGCCGGCAAGAAGAACCTGCTGGTCAATGAGACCGTTGATGCAAAGTTCGTCAAGAGCGCTGGCAACATCGCCGGTGTCAAGACCACCTTTGCTGGCAGCGTGAACACCTACGATGTGCTGAACGCCGACAAGCTGATCATCAGCGTCGACGCAGCTAAGAAGCTCGAGGAGGTGCTTGGCTAA
- the rplN gene encoding 50S ribosomal protein L14 has protein sequence MVQMQTYLKVADNTGAKELMCFRVLGGTRKRYANIGDVVVCSVKKAAPGGSVKKGDVVKAVIVRSKHGVRRDDGSYIRFDENAAVIVMADKSPKGTRIFGPVARELRDAGYTKILSLAPESL, from the coding sequence ATGGTTCAGATGCAAACTTATCTCAAAGTTGCCGACAACACCGGTGCCAAGGAGCTGATGTGCTTCCGCGTGCTGGGCGGCACCCGCAAGAGATACGCAAACATTGGTGACGTCGTGGTCTGCTCTGTCAAGAAGGCAGCCCCCGGCGGCTCCGTTAAGAAGGGCGACGTCGTCAAGGCTGTCATCGTGCGCAGCAAGCATGGCGTCCGCCGCGACGACGGTTCCTACATCCGTTTCGATGAGAACGCCGCCGTTATCGTTATGGCCGACAAGAGCCCCAAGGGTACTCGTATCTTTGGACCCGTTGCCCGCGAGCTGCGCGATGCCGGCTACACCAAGATCCTGAGCCTGGCTCCGGAATCGCTGTAA
- the rpmC gene encoding 50S ribosomal protein L29, whose product MKANELREMQTAELTSKLADLKAELFNLRFQHAINQLENPGRIEAVKKDIARVMTILAEKQ is encoded by the coding sequence ATGAAGGCTAATGAACTCCGCGAAATGCAGACCGCAGAGCTGACCAGCAAGCTGGCAGACCTGAAGGCCGAGCTGTTTAACCTGCGCTTCCAGCATGCCATCAACCAGCTGGAGAACCCCGGCCGCATCGAAGCAGTCAAGAAGGACATCGCCCGCGTGATGACCATTCTGGCTGAGAAGCAGTAA
- the rpsJ gene encoding 30S ribosomal protein S10, which yields MAVKEKIRIRLQSYDAQLIDAAAEKIVETAKHTGARVSGPIPLPTDREIVTVLRATHKYKDSREQFESRTHKRLIDILKPSNKTVEALMSLQLPAGVDIEIKL from the coding sequence ATGGCAGTCAAAGAGAAAATCAGAATCCGTCTGCAGAGCTATGATGCTCAGCTGATCGATGCCGCAGCAGAGAAGATCGTGGAGACCGCAAAGCACACCGGTGCACGCGTGTCCGGCCCCATCCCCCTGCCCACCGATCGCGAGATCGTGACCGTTCTGCGCGCTACCCACAAGTACAAGGATAGCCGTGAGCAGTTCGAGAGCCGCACTCACAAGCGTCTGATCGACATTCTGAAGCCGTCCAACAAGACGGTCGAGGCTCTGATGAGCCTCCAGCTCCCCGCTGGCGTGGACATCGAGATCAAGCTGTAA
- a CDS encoding type Z 30S ribosomal protein S14 gives MAKLSMKLKQSRPAKFSTRAYTRCRICGRPHSVLRKYGVCRVCFRELAYKGEIPGVKKASW, from the coding sequence ATGGCTAAACTGTCTATGAAGCTGAAGCAGTCTCGTCCTGCTAAGTTCTCTACCCGCGCTTACACCCGCTGCCGCATCTGCGGCCGCCCCCACTCCGTGCTGCGTAAGTACGGCGTGTGCCGTGTGTGCTTCCGTGAGCTGGCCTACAAGGGCGAGATCCCGGGCGTGAAGAAGGCTTCCTGGTAA
- the rplE gene encoding 50S ribosomal protein L5, producing the protein MARLKEQYVNEIAPALNSKFGYKSVMQIPKLDKVVINVACGEAKENEKILEAVMKDLGQITGQKAVVCRAKKSVANFKLRQGTPIGCKVTLRGERMYEFVDRFFNVALPRVRDFRGINGNGFDGRGNFACGIKEQIIFPEIDFEKVDAVRGMDVCFVTTAKTDEEGKELLKALGAPFAENN; encoded by the coding sequence ATGGCTCGTTTGAAAGAACAGTATGTCAATGAAATTGCTCCTGCTCTGAACTCCAAGTTCGGTTACAAGAGCGTTATGCAGATCCCCAAGCTGGACAAGGTCGTCATCAACGTTGCCTGCGGCGAAGCCAAGGAAAACGAGAAGATCCTGGAAGCTGTCATGAAGGATCTGGGCCAGATCACTGGCCAGAAGGCAGTCGTCTGCCGTGCCAAGAAGAGCGTTGCAAACTTCAAGCTGCGCCAGGGCACTCCCATCGGCTGCAAGGTCACCCTGCGCGGTGAGCGTATGTACGAGTTCGTGGATCGCTTCTTCAACGTCGCACTGCCCCGTGTCCGCGACTTCCGCGGCATCAACGGCAACGGCTTCGACGGCCGCGGCAACTTTGCCTGCGGTATCAAGGAGCAGATCATCTTCCCCGAGATCGACTTCGAGAAGGTCGATGCAGTCCGCGGCATGGATGTCTGCTTTGTCACCACTGCCAAGACTGACGAAGAGGGCAAGGAGCTGCTGAAGGCTCTGGGCGCTCCGTTCGCTGAGAACAACTAA